The following are encoded together in the Streptomyces sp. NBC_00358 genome:
- the pth gene encoding aminoacyl-tRNA hydrolase — MGDTDVTTDANAPWLIVGLGNPGPEYAMNRHNVGFMVADLLAGRIGGKFKRAGKAQAQVIEGRIGPPGPGNRRVILAKPMSYMNLSGGPVTALRDFYKVPTANIVAVHDELDIDYGVLRLKLGGGDNGHNGLKSMTKAMGPDYHRVRFGIGRPPGRMQVADFVLKDFASAERKELDYFVDRAADAVEALVIEGLERAQSTYNS; from the coding sequence ATGGGAGACACGGACGTGACGACCGACGCCAACGCGCCCTGGCTGATCGTGGGCCTCGGCAACCCGGGCCCCGAGTACGCCATGAACCGCCACAACGTGGGCTTCATGGTGGCCGACCTGCTGGCCGGGCGGATCGGCGGGAAGTTCAAGCGGGCGGGCAAGGCGCAGGCCCAGGTGATCGAGGGACGGATCGGGCCGCCCGGTCCGGGCAACCGCCGGGTGATCCTGGCCAAGCCGATGTCGTACATGAACCTGTCGGGTGGTCCCGTGACCGCGCTGCGGGACTTCTACAAGGTGCCGACGGCGAACATCGTTGCGGTCCATGACGAGCTCGACATCGACTACGGCGTGCTGCGGCTGAAGCTGGGCGGCGGCGACAACGGCCACAACGGGCTGAAGTCCATGACGAAGGCGATGGGCCCGGACTACCACCGGGTGCGGTTCGGCATCGGGCGCCCTCCGGGCCGTATGCAGGTCGCGGACTTCGTGCTGAAGGACTTCGCGTCGGCCGAGCGCAAGGAGCTGGACTATTTCGTGGACCGCGCGGCGGACGCGGTGGAGGCTCTGGTGATCGAGGGCCTGGAGCGGGCCCAGAGCACGTACAACTCCTGA
- a CDS encoding 50S ribosomal protein L25/general stress protein Ctc gives MSEVKLAAETRTEFGKGAARRIRREAKVPAVVYGHGTEPLHITLPGHELQLALRTANVLLTLDLEGKTQLAIPKAVQRDAIKGSLDHVDLLLVKSGEKVTVEVFVHTEGELAPGSFLVENVLNTLTVEAEATHIPESVTVSIAGLEAGASIHAKDIKLPKGTTLAIDEDAVVIQVLSAQAEEPAAEDESAAAEA, from the coding sequence ATGTCCGAGGTCAAGCTCGCCGCCGAGACCCGCACCGAGTTCGGCAAGGGCGCCGCCCGCCGCATCCGCCGCGAGGCCAAGGTCCCCGCCGTCGTCTACGGTCACGGCACCGAGCCGCTCCACATCACGCTCCCGGGCCACGAGCTGCAGCTCGCCCTGCGTACCGCGAACGTCCTGCTCACCCTGGACCTTGAGGGCAAGACCCAGCTCGCGATCCCGAAGGCCGTCCAGCGTGACGCCATCAAGGGCAGCCTCGACCACGTCGACCTGCTCCTCGTGAAGAGCGGCGAGAAGGTCACCGTCGAGGTCTTCGTGCACACCGAGGGCGAGCTGGCCCCGGGCAGCTTCCTCGTCGAGAACGTGCTGAACACGCTGACGGTCGAGGCCGAGGCCACCCACATCCCGGAGTCGGTCACCGTCTCCATCGCGGGCCTGGAGGCCGGCGCCTCCATCCACGCCAAGGACATCAAGCTCCCCAAGGGCACCACGCTGGCGATCGACGAGGACGCGGTCGTCATCCAGGTCCTGTCGGCGCAGGCCGAGGAGCCGGCCGCCGAGGACGAGTCCGCGGCCGCCGAGGCCTGA
- a CDS encoding ribose-phosphate diphosphokinase, with product MTGIKTTGEKKMMFFSGRAHPELAQEVAHKLGVGVVPTKAFDFANGEIYIRYQESARGADCFLMQSHTAPINKWIMEQLIMIDALKRASARSITVIVPFYGYARQDKKHRGREPISARLIADLMSTAGADRILTVDLHTDQIQGFFDGPVDHLFALPILADYVGAKVDKSKLTVVSPDAGRVRVADRWCDRLDAPLAIVHKRRDKDVANKVTVHEVVGDVKGRVCVLVDDMIDTGGTICAAADALFAHGAEDVIVTATHGVLSGPAADRLKNSKVSEFIFTDTLPTPGELELDKITVLSIAPTIANAVREVFEDGSVTSLFEEQ from the coding sequence GTGACCGGGATCAAGACGACCGGCGAGAAGAAGATGATGTTCTTCTCCGGCCGCGCCCACCCCGAGCTTGCCCAGGAGGTCGCCCACAAGCTGGGTGTCGGGGTCGTCCCGACGAAGGCCTTCGACTTCGCGAACGGCGAGATCTACATCCGCTACCAGGAGTCCGCCCGCGGCGCCGACTGCTTCCTGATGCAGAGCCACACGGCTCCCATCAACAAGTGGATCATGGAGCAGTTGATCATGATCGACGCTCTGAAGCGGGCCTCCGCCCGGAGCATCACGGTGATCGTGCCCTTCTACGGTTACGCCCGCCAGGACAAGAAGCACCGTGGACGTGAACCGATCTCGGCGCGTCTGATCGCGGACCTGATGAGCACGGCCGGTGCGGACCGCATCCTCACGGTCGATCTGCACACGGACCAGATCCAGGGCTTCTTCGACGGCCCGGTCGACCACCTGTTCGCGCTGCCGATCCTCGCGGACTACGTGGGCGCCAAGGTCGACAAGTCCAAGCTCACCGTCGTCTCCCCGGACGCCGGCCGGGTGCGGGTCGCCGACCGCTGGTGCGACCGTCTGGACGCGCCGCTGGCGATCGTGCACAAGCGCCGCGACAAGGACGTCGCCAACAAGGTCACCGTGCACGAGGTGGTCGGTGACGTGAAGGGCCGCGTCTGCGTCCTCGTCGACGACATGATCGACACGGGTGGCACGATCTGCGCCGCGGCGGACGCGCTGTTCGCGCACGGCGCGGAGGACGTCATCGTCACGGCCACGCACGGCGTGCTCTCCGGCCCGGCGGCCGACCGCCTGAAGAACTCCAAGGTCAGCGAGTTCATCTTCACGGACACCCTGCCGACCCCCGGCGAGCTGGAGCTCGACAAGATCACGGTGCTGTCGATCGCGCCGACGATCGCGAACGCGGTGCGTGAGGTCTTCGAGGACGGCTCGGTCACGAGCCTGTTCGAGGAGCAGTAG
- the glmU gene encoding bifunctional UDP-N-acetylglucosamine diphosphorylase/glucosamine-1-phosphate N-acetyltransferase GlmU, translated as MSANRPAAVVVLAAGEGTRMKSATPKVLHDICGRSLVGHVLAAARDLDPENLVVVVGHAREKVVAHLAEIDPGVRTAVQAEQNGTGHAVRMGLEELGEGVAGTVVVVCGDTPLLSGETLLALASTHSADGNAVTVLTAEVPDATGYGRIVRDGASGAVTAIVEHKDASDSQRAIREINSGVFAFDGQLLADALGKVRTDNSQGEEYLTDVLGILREAGHRVGAAVAADHREIAGINNRVQLAEARRILNDRLLTRAMLAGVSVVDPATTFVDVTVTFGQDAIVHPGTQLQGATHVAEGAEVGPNCRLKDTRVGAGARIDNTVAVSAEVGPQASVGPFAYLRPGTRIGLKAKVGTYVETKNATIGEGTKIPHLSYVGDATIGEYSNIGAASVFVNYDGQDKHHTTIGSHCRTGSDNMFVAPVTVGDGAYTAAGSVITKDVPPGSLAVARGQQRNIEGWVARKRPGSAAAKAAETASRDPEGEG; from the coding sequence CCGAGAACCTGGTCGTCGTCGTGGGACACGCCCGCGAGAAGGTCGTCGCGCACCTGGCGGAGATCGACCCGGGCGTCAGGACCGCGGTGCAGGCCGAGCAGAACGGCACCGGGCACGCCGTGCGGATGGGCCTCGAAGAGCTCGGCGAGGGCGTGGCCGGCACCGTCGTCGTGGTCTGCGGCGACACCCCCCTGCTCAGCGGCGAGACCCTGCTCGCACTCGCCTCGACCCACAGCGCCGACGGCAACGCCGTCACCGTGCTGACCGCCGAGGTCCCCGACGCCACCGGCTACGGCCGCATCGTGCGGGACGGCGCCAGCGGCGCGGTCACCGCGATCGTCGAGCACAAGGACGCGAGCGACTCCCAGCGCGCGATCCGTGAGATCAACTCCGGTGTCTTCGCCTTCGACGGACAGCTGCTCGCCGACGCGCTCGGCAAGGTCCGGACGGACAACAGCCAGGGCGAGGAGTACCTGACGGACGTCCTCGGAATCCTGCGCGAGGCCGGACACCGGGTGGGCGCGGCCGTCGCCGCCGACCACCGCGAGATCGCCGGCATCAACAACCGCGTGCAGCTCGCCGAGGCGCGCCGCATCCTGAACGACCGGCTGCTCACGCGGGCCATGCTGGCCGGCGTCAGCGTCGTCGACCCCGCGACGACCTTCGTCGACGTGACGGTCACCTTCGGGCAGGACGCGATCGTGCACCCCGGGACGCAGCTCCAGGGCGCCACGCATGTGGCCGAGGGAGCCGAGGTCGGCCCCAACTGCCGCCTGAAGGACACCCGGGTGGGCGCGGGCGCGCGGATCGACAACACCGTGGCCGTCAGCGCCGAGGTGGGTCCGCAGGCCAGTGTCGGGCCGTTCGCGTATCTGCGTCCGGGAACGCGGATCGGCCTGAAGGCGAAGGTCGGTACGTACGTCGAGACGAAGAACGCGACGATCGGCGAGGGCACGAAGATCCCGCACCTGTCGTACGTGGGTGACGCGACGATCGGCGAGTACTCGAACATCGGTGCGGCGAGCGTGTTCGTGAACTACGACGGGCAGGACAAGCACCACACGACGATCGGCTCGCACTGCCGCACGGGTTCGGACAACATGTTTGTGGCTCCTGTCACGGTCGGGGACGGCGCGTACACCGCGGCGGGCTCGGTCATCACCAAGGACGTGCCGCCCGGTTCGCTGGCCGTGGCCCGTGGCCAGCAGCGGAATATCGAGGGTTGGGTGGCCCGCAAGCGTCCGGGAAGCGCGGCGGCGAAGGCCGCCGAGACCGCTTCCCGTGACCCCGAAGGCGAAGGCTGA